In the genome of Takifugu rubripes chromosome 18, fTakRub1.2, whole genome shotgun sequence, one region contains:
- the cdk17 gene encoding cyclin-dependent kinase 17: MEKMKRIKKRLSLTLRPSQTVDESLSELAEQMTVEDGGTKDSEPFMRNGRPPTSHSMHSFLHQYTGSFKKPPLRRPHSVIGGSLGSFMAIPRNGSRLDIVHENLKMGSDGESDQASGTSSDEVQSPTGVCLRNRVHRRISMEDINKRLSLPADIRIPDGYLEKLQFGSPPFDQPLSRRSRRASLSEIGFGKLETYVKLDKLGEGTYATVFKGRSKLTDNLVALKEIRLEHEEGAPCTAIREVSLLKDLKHANIVTLHDIVHTDKSLMLVFEYLDKDLKQYMDDCGNIMNMHNVKIFLFQILRGLSYCHKRKVLHRDLKPQNLLINERGELKLADFGLARAKSVPTKTYSNEVVTLWYRPPDVLLGSSEYSTQIDMWGVGCIFYEMAAGRPLFPGSTVEDELHLIFRLLGTPTEGNWPGISSIEEFKSYNFPKYKPQPIINHAPRVDSEGLELLLSFLRYESKKRISAEDSMKHSYFRQLGMNVHTLPEGVSLFTLQEVQLQKDLGYRNSSFPDAGNSKINRRQSMLF; this comes from the exons atggagaagatgaagcGGATAAAGAAGCGGCTGTCGCTGACGCTGCGCCCCAGCCAGACCGTCGACGAGTCCCTGTCAGAGCTGGCGGAGCAGATGACCGTGGAGGACGGGGGCACCAAGGACAGCG AGCCCTTCATGAGAAACGGacgcccccccacctcccacagCATGCACTCCTTCCTGCACCAGTACACCGGGTCCTTCAAGAAGCCCCCCCTCCGCCGCCCGCACAGTGTCATCGGTGGCTCCCTGGGGTCCTTCATGGCCATTCCGCGCAACGGTAGCCGCCTGG ATATCGTACACGAGAACCTGAAAATGGGCTCGGACGGCGAAAGCGATCAGGCGTCGGGAACGTCCTCAGACGAGGTGCAGTCACCGACCGGGGTCTGTTTACGGAACCGCGTACATCGACGGATCTCGATGGAG GACATCAACAAGCGCTTGTCCCTGCCGGCCGATATCCGGATTCCCGACGGCtacctggagaagctgcagttCGGGAGCCCGCCCTTCGACCAGCCGCTCAGCCGGCGCTCCCGCCGAGCGTCGCTG TCGGAGATCGGTTTCGGCAAGTTGGAGACCTACGTTAAGCTCGACAAACTGGGGGAG GGAACCTATGCCACGGTGTTCAAAGGACGCAGCAAGCTCACAGACAACCTGGTGGCGCTGAAGGAGATCAGGCTGGAGCACGAGGAGGGAGCCCCCTGCACCGCCATCAGAGAAG TCTCACTACTGAAGGACCTCAAACACGCCAACATCGTCACGCTGCACGACATCGTCCACACCGACAAGAGCCTGATGCTGGTCTTCGAGTACCTG GACAAGGACCTGAAGCAGTACATGGACGACTGTGGGAACATCATGAACATGCACAACGTGAAG ATCTTCCTCTTCCAGATTCTGCGAGGGCTGTCGTACTGTCACAAGAGGAAGGTTCTCCACCGGGACCTGAAGCCCCAGAACCTCCTGATCAACGAGAGAGGAGAACTCAAACTGGCGGATTTCG GTCTGGCCAGGGCCAAATCCGTCCCCACTAAAACCTACTCCAACGAGGTGGTGACCCTTTGGTACCGGCCTCCGGATGTTCTGCTGGGATCCTCGGAGTATTCGACGCAGATCGACATGTG GGGCGTCGGCTGTATATTCTACGAGATGGCTGCCGGCCGGCCGCTCTTCCCTGGCTCCACCGTGGAGGACGAGCTCCACCTGATCTTCAGGTTACTGG GCACGCCCACGGAGGGGAACTGGCCGGGAATCTCCTCTATCGAAGAGTTCAAATCTTACAACTTCCCCAAATACAAACCGCAGCCCATCATCAACCACGCCCCCAG GGTGGACAGTGAagggctggagctgctgctctctttcCTCAGA TACGAGTCAAAGAAGAGGATTTCTGCTGAGGATTCCATGAAACACTCGTACTTCCGGCAGCTCGGGATGAACGTGCACACGCTGCCGGAGG gtgtgtcGTTATTCACGTTACAGGAAGTGCAGCTGCAGAAAGACCTGGGCTACAGGAACTCGTCGTTCCCGGACGCAG GAAACAGCAAAATCAACAGGCGGCAGAGCATGCTCTTCTAA
- the phyh gene encoding phytanoyl-CoA dioxygenase, peroxisomal, with the protein MSRAAERLRLLTAQLDRPWAQITSEPSSAAALRSSFPRRFRYTSDTGVLSPEQRLFYEQNGFILIKNLVSEEDIDRFRKEFERLCREEVKIPGLVMMRDVAILKSEFVADQKAVSKIQDFQEDPELFRYCTLPQILKYVECFTGANIMAMHTMLINKPPDAGKKTSRHPMHQDLHYFPFRPVDKIVCAWTAMEKVNRENGCLVVLPGTHTGTLQEHDYPEWEGGVNKMYHGVRNYDPQHPRVHLEMEKGDTVFFHPLLIHGSGMNQTQGFRKAISCHYASADCYYIDVKGTTQENIEMEVGELAARKYAVAGDLTFQDTWAFRGRLVQGERISL; encoded by the exons ATGTCTCGGGCTGCGGAACGACTCCGGCTTCTCACCGCCCAACTGGACCGGCCGTGGGCCCAGATC ACCTCTGAGCCAAGTTCAGCTGCAGCTTTACGCAGCAGTTTTCCACGAAGATTCAG ATACACATCAGATACTGGTGTTCTAAGTCCGGAACAGCGACTCTTCTACGAGCAAAATGGCTTCATACTCATCAAGAATCTGGTGTCTGAAGAGGACATCGATCGGTTCAG gAAGGAGTTTGAGCGACTGTGTCGAGAGGAGGTCAAGATCCCAGGTCTCGTGATGATGAGAGATGTGGCCATCTTGAAGTCTGAGTTTGTTGCGGATCAGAAAGCGGTGTCCAAAATCCAGGACTTCCAGGAAGATCCTGAACTGTTCCGTTACTGCACTTTACCGCAG ATTCTGAAGTATGTGGAGTGTTTCACTGGAGCCAACATAATGGCCATGCACACCATGCTGATCAACAAACCCCCCGATGCAG GTAAGAAGACATCTCGCCACCCGATGCACCAGGATCTGCACTACTTCCCCTTCCGGCCTGTTGACAAGATTGTCTGCGCTTGGACTGCGATGGAGAAGGTGAACAGGGAGAACGGCTGCCTGGTCGTCCTCCCGGGAACACACACCGGCACCCTGCAAGAGCACGACTACCCCGAATGGGAG GGCGGCGTGAACAAAATGTATCACGGAGTGCGCAACTACGACCCGCAGCACCCCCGAGTTcacctggagatggagaagggCGACACGGTCTTCTTCCACCCGCTGCTGATCCACGGGTCAGGCATGAACCAGACGCAGGGCTTCCGCAAG GCCATCTCCTGCCACTACGCCAGCGCTGATTGCTATTACATCGACGTGAAGGGAACCACACAGGAAAACATCGAGATGGAGGTGGGCGAGCTGGCAGCCAGGAAGTACGCCGTGGCGGGCGACCTCACCTTTCAG GACACGTGGGCGTTCCGAGGCCGCCTGGTGCAGGGAGAGCGGATCTCCCTGTGA